The sequence GCCATGCCGTTACCGATGACCACCAGCGATGGCTTGGTTCGCGCAGCCTGCCTGGCCGGTGCGGCGTTCATACGCCGACCCAGACCTTCCCATCCACAACCCGCGTCGGATAGGCACTGACAGAATGTTCCGGATATTCCAGGCATTCTCCTGTTTGCAAATCAAAATGTTGCTTGTACATCGGAGACGCCACAACGATGCGTTCGCCCAGATTGCCGACCAGGCCGCGAGACAACACCGAAGCCTGTGCATGCGGATCGAAATTACTAATCGCAAAGACACGGTCTGCGCCATCGATGACGTGAAATAGCGCAACTTGCGCACCGTTAATCAATGCGCATACACCGGTGTTTGGCACGATCTCGTTGAGTTCACAAACGGCAACCCAGTTATCCAATTGAGGATCGCTATGCATAATTCTTTCTCACTTTCAATGGACGACTAATCTATATTGATGACGCT is a genomic window of Glaciimonas sp. PAMC28666 containing:
- the nirD gene encoding nitrite reductase small subunit NirD; this encodes MHSDPQLDNWVAVCELNEIVPNTGVCALINGAQVALFHVIDGADRVFAISNFDPHAQASVLSRGLVGNLGERIVVASPMYKQHFDLQTGECLEYPEHSVSAYPTRVVDGKVWVGV